The Thermodesulfobacteriota bacterium DNA window ACCGGAGAATGTCACGGATGGTTCTGTCGCCGCAGGATTCATCCAGAAAAGCCGTGGAAGATTCCGCCCGGACCATGTCGGCGCAGGCGGTGAAAAACCACAGGGGCGCGTCGGAGGTGTCCCGGTTGTGGGCATCGTTGCCGAGGATCATGTTGGGCAGGGTGCCGTCACTCTCAAACCGGCCGAACTGCCTGATCACCGCCCGGGCATCGGTCGTCATTCCCGCCGCGATCAGCCCCCTTACGGCGATGAGCGAATCCCTGCCCCAGTCCAGAAACCAGGGATAACCGGCGATAATGGATTTCAACTCCCCCCGGTTGACCACATAATGGTTCAGGTTGGCGGACAGCAGTGACAGCGGCGTTTGCGGATTACCGTCTCCGGAGCGGTCGGTCCGGGCGTGAGGCGGCGTTTTTTTCCGCGGCGATCCTCCGGACGGCCCGTTGACGACGGCAGCCAGTTCCACCGTGTCGCCACCCTGCAATAAAATTGAAAAATAACCGGGGCTGAAAAGATCGGAATGTCCGTCCATGCCCCGCTCGGCGTCCATGGGGTGTTGAACCATATACTGCCATTCCGGTTCCCGGATAAACCGGCCGCTTGAGGCGCTGAAGCGCAGCTGCCGCGAAACATCCGGGGCAAAAACAAATCCGTTCGCCTCCGGACGCACGGCATTGGGCCAGGAATATTCCGGACCGGTATAGGCCTTGGTGATATAATGAAAATTCCGGTCCTCAATATCCGGTCGCAGTATCAATTGAATACCGATATGATCATCCAGGCCGCCGGGCGTGCCGTTCATTTTTTCCCGGGTAAAACGAAGACAGACGGCATTGTCTTCCGGGTCCATCCGGACGTCGACGGTCACGTCGATCCGTTCGCCCTGGCCGGTGGGAATCCTGAAGCGCCAGACCCCGTGATCGCCCTCTACCTGAAAGGTATCCAGGCAGTCAAAACAGATTTCCTGGGAATAGCCCTGATACACCGTCCAGCCCCGGCAGCGGGTGAACATGATCCAGCGGTCTTCCGGGAAATCGGGGTTGAGATTGGCCGCCAGCAGGGCGTCGTATTTTGAATCAAGCTGCCCCCACAGGGCATGGGCCCGGAGCATCCCGCCCCGGCGATTGGTGCCGAGCAGCAGCGGGGTCAGGGTTTTGACGTCATGGCGGCTGTAACACGTTTTCAGGCAGGCCGTGTCCGGATCCGGAAGAAATAAAAGCGGAGCCTGGATATGGCGATACCCGTCAGCGGCATACACGGTCAGTTCCAGGTACCGGTGACAGGCTGAAAACGGCGTCTCCTGAGGCCGAAACAGCACAAACCAGGTTCCGTCCGACGCGGGAAGGCTCTCATCAAAGGACCACACCTGTCCTTCGCCATTGGGCTTATCGATAATCATGGCACGGAACGGCGCCTCGGCCAGGACCATCAGAAAATGCCCGGGAGGGATCATGACCTCCCGGTTCAGGTCATGAGACCAGCGCCACGGGACGACGCGGCTCTCGCCGGAAGCCGGGTTCAGGCAGCGGCAGTACTCTTCCGGGTTTGCCTTCAGCCGGTCGGCGGCGGCGTCAAAATCAACGCCGGTCACATCACCGGTCCCGTGATAATGGCAATAAATCTCCATGGCCCGGGCCCGGAACCGCTGCCGTAACAGCCGTTCGGGTATCGCCGGGAAATCCCGGGAATCATCGGCCAGATCCAAATCCTCCGGTTCGGTCGACAGGCAGCAGACCTCACCGGGACTCAGATCGCAGCCGGGCAGACCGTCAATCCGGGTAACGGCCACCTCTTTCCCGGTCAGAAGATCGACGGTTCCGGATTCCGGCATATCCGCCACCGGCTCCCAGGACGATCGTACGGGTCTTTCGTCATCCAGGTTGACGGTGATCAGCAGCTTTTTACCGGTAGGGAGATGATGCCGCAGGAGAACGATATGGTTGCCTCCTCCCGCCTGGACCAGTCGCAGGGAAACGGCGTCGGAAAAGGCCGGATGGTTCTTGAGCAGAACCGTCAGGCGGCGGATAAAGTCGATCTGGTTATCAGCAGCGCCCCAGTTCAGTGAAACCGCTTCGTGGACATCAATCTTTTCGGTGGCGAACCATTCCACGCCGTTGGCGAATCCGAAGCCTCCCTGAACGGAAGTAAGGGCGCAAAGCGCGGTCCGCATCCGGGCGTAAATTCTGGAACGGGCGGCCAGACGGCTGTTGTCGTGGGTCTCGGCAAAATGGATGGTCAGTCCGTCGCTGCCGGATATATCGATGGCGCCGGGCAGATACTGCCCGATCTGATCCCGGTCGTAACTCTGAAACAGTTCGGAATAGGCCCAGTTGAAATTGGCCAGGTTCAGGATATCCCGGGTAACGGAAATCTTTCCGCCCAGTCCTTCCAGAAAGAAAATCGTTCGCGGAAACTGCTGCCGGACGATGGCGACGATATAGGTCCAGGCCGGTACGGGGATCATGTATCCGGCATCGCACCGGAACCCGTCGACTCCCCGGCGGCACCAGGCCAGAAACACCCGGGCGATGTACTGCCACAAGTCCCTCCGGGAATAGTTCAGGCTGGTCAGATCCATCCATTTGACGCCCCAGGCGCCCGGCACATGGATTTCACCATCCTCGCTCCGCACCAGCCAGTGCGGATGGGTCTCATGCAGGTTAGCGGCCCAGCCCATGTGATTCACGGCGATATCGAGAATAATTTTAGCGTGGCGGGCATGGACGGCGTCCACCAACTCGGTAAACTGTTCCAAAGGCGTCTTGGTGGGATCAAATTCCGCCAGGGCCGGATCCACCCCGGTAAAATTCAAAGCCGCGTAAGGGCTGCCGAACCGGCCCATGCGGCCGTAAGTCGTGGGCGTAGGATGAATCGGCAGGAGGTGAAGAAAACGGCAGCCCAGGCGACCGATTATAAAATCCAGTTCCCTGATCAGATCGCGGAAAGTTCCCGAACGGGGAATTACCGAATACTCCTTGCCATCGAGCTTGCGGATGCACTCGGCCTCGTCGGGCGAAGGGCCGTGTTGACCGGCACGGTTGGGACCGAACTGGCGGACAAAGGCGTTATAAATGATGTTGGCGCAGCAGGTATCGGCCGGTTCCACGTTGACCACGACGTTGGGACCTTCCGGCCAGGTGGGACGAATGGCGCCCGTTTCCATGAAAAAGCATTTAGCCTCAAAATGGCCGACCTGGGCCAGCGGCAGGGTCACCTGAAAGCGGTACTCATCAACGCGGCGCATGGGGATGTCAAACCATTCCGCGCCCAGGGGAGGGATATCATCTTCGATATGACGCACCACGCTTTCCCGGGTGCCGAAGGCCTGACCGATATTGGTCCGCAGCCAGGCATACCCGTCTATCCTTCCGGAAACCGAAATGGAAAAAACAACGGTATCCCCGCGGAATTTAATCATCCGGGTGCCTGGTGCCGGGGTTTGAATGACGGTGTAGTACATCTTTTTAATTATCCCCTTTACCTCTTTCCCTTGAACCCTGCGCCATGAACCCTTGCCCCCTCGCCCCTATCTTTTTATCGGTCCCGGCAGAATGAACTCATACCGCCGCCGGAAAATCCGGGTGACCATAAACCGGTCTATCCGGCGAAGGACCAGAAACAGGTCCCAGATCCGTCGATCCTGATGGTAGTATGCGGCCACGTCTTTTTCCGTCAACGGACGGATGGCTTCCGGCAGCGATTCGTTCATAAGGGATATGGCCGCGGGAATCAGATCGGGCCGCTGTTCCTTAAACAGGTTGGCCACCAGGTCAATCAGGTTCTGGCGGTGATCAAAATAGCGATCCAGTACGCCGTCAGCCAGAAACAACTTTGTCAGCCGGCGGACAAGAAAAGGAACGGAACGGAGCAGAAGCGCCGTATCCAGCTGCTGCCGCCCCTGCCGGCGAATAAATGGCGTGGAGGTATCGATAAAACAGATCCGGCCGGTATCGATGTCACCGTCGATGGCCCAATTGGACAACTGGCCGTCCACGGCGATTTCCAGATGAGGACGGACGGTTTGGTTAAACTTCCGGATCAGTTCCTGCTGGGCGATAATCCGCCGCAGCAGATCGCCGATACGGTCGGCCGGCAGTGTGTTGATCAGACGATGGCAGAAACAGTCTGACGGCAGGGTCCGCTGAGCGATGTACAGAACGACCGGCCGCCGCGGCACCGCCACCACGGCCGTGTCGCTGTCCGGAATATCAAGACCGGCCTGACGTAACAGCCGGCAATACTCATCATGCAGTTCCGCGTATGCCTGCGCCGCCTGCCGGGAAGAAAAAAGAGGCATGCGCTTGTAAGCGGTGCCGGTATCGCCGTTGATGTGAAAAATAGCCGAGATCTCACCGTATCCGATCATCACGGCCGGGACGGTTGATCGCTCTATCCGTTGCGGATCCAGACCGGCCTCGAAGCGCGTAAGCAGGTCCTGATCAAGCCTCATGGGATCCCCCGGCCGGACCGAAGAAATCCCGCAACTCCCCGGTCAGCTTCAGGGCCCGGTCCAGTCCTTCCATGATCTCATCGGCCTGGTCGACGGTGATAATCAGCGGCGGGAGAAACTGGACAACCGACTTGCGATTATTAGCGTAAACCATGAACAATCCGTTGTCAAAGGCGGCTTTGCACATCAGCTGGCCGCAAAATTCGTCCGCCATCTCCAGGCCCATGAAAAGGCCCAGTTGACGCAGGCCCCGGAGAACTTCATAACGGCCGGCCAGTTTTTCAATGCCGGTCCGGAAATATTCCGACAGCCGGTTGACGTGATCCAGAAAATCCGGGGCCGATGATAATTCCAGCACTTTGAGCGCTACCCGGCAGCCCAGTTCGGAGCCGCCGCCGGTGGAAACATGGATATGGGGATCGGCGTGAAATACCGATTCCAGGGGTTTCCGCAACACCGTGGCGGTAATGGGATAAATGCCGCCGGACATGCCTTTGGCCAGGACCACCATGTCCGGCAGAACGTCGAAGTGTTCAAATCCCCACAATTTGCCGGTCCGTCCGAAACCGGTCTGCACCTCGTCCATGATCAGCAGGGCGCCGCGTTCATGGCAGATGCGCCCAACGGCGGAAAAATAATCCGTAGAAGGGACGGGTATTCCCAGGGTGGCCGGAACGGTTTCCAGAATCACCGCCGCCGTTTCCACGTCAACGGCCGCTTCCATGGCGTTGATGTCGTTAAAGGGGACTTGCCGGAAACCGGGACAGGACGGGCCGAAAGGCTCCCGGTACTTGCGGTCTCCGGCCGCCAGGGCCAGGCCCGTATGGCCGTGGTAACCGCCCAGGGCGGAGATGATACCGGCCCGGCCCGTAAAAGCCCGGGCGACCTTGATGGACAGGTCCACGGCTTCCCCGCCGCTGACGCCGAAGACGACGTAATCCAGGTCTCCGGGCATCAACTCGGCCAGACGTCTTCCCA harbors:
- a CDS encoding DUF6206 family protein — protein: MRLDQDLLTRFEAGLDPQRIERSTVPAVMIGYGEISAIFHINGDTGTAYKRMPLFSSRQAAQAYAELHDEYCRLLRQAGLDIPDSDTAVVAVPRRPVVLYIAQRTLPSDCFCHRLINTLPADRIGDLLRRIIAQQELIRKFNQTVRPHLEIAVDGQLSNWAIDGDIDTGRICFIDTSTPFIRRQGRQQLDTALLLRSVPFLVRRLTKLFLADGVLDRYFDHRQNLIDLVANLFKEQRPDLIPAAISLMNESLPEAIRPLTEKDVAAYYHQDRRIWDLFLVLRRIDRFMVTRIFRRRYEFILPGPIKR
- a CDS encoding amylo-alpha-1,6-glucosidase: MYYTVIQTPAPGTRMIKFRGDTVVFSISVSGRIDGYAWLRTNIGQAFGTRESVVRHIEDDIPPLGAEWFDIPMRRVDEYRFQVTLPLAQVGHFEAKCFFMETGAIRPTWPEGPNVVVNVEPADTCCANIIYNAFVRQFGPNRAGQHGPSPDEAECIRKLDGKEYSVIPRSGTFRDLIRELDFIIGRLGCRFLHLLPIHPTPTTYGRMGRFGSPYAALNFTGVDPALAEFDPTKTPLEQFTELVDAVHARHAKIILDIAVNHMGWAANLHETHPHWLVRSEDGEIHVPGAWGVKWMDLTSLNYSRRDLWQYIARVFLAWCRRGVDGFRCDAGYMIPVPAWTYIVAIVRQQFPRTIFFLEGLGGKISVTRDILNLANFNWAYSELFQSYDRDQIGQYLPGAIDISGSDGLTIHFAETHDNSRLAARSRIYARMRTALCALTSVQGGFGFANGVEWFATEKIDVHEAVSLNWGAADNQIDFIRRLTVLLKNHPAFSDAVSLRLVQAGGGNHIVLLRHHLPTGKKLLITVNLDDERPVRSSWEPVADMPESGTVDLLTGKEVAVTRIDGLPGCDLSPGEVCCLSTEPEDLDLADDSRDFPAIPERLLRQRFRARAMEIYCHYHGTGDVTGVDFDAAADRLKANPEEYCRCLNPASGESRVVPWRWSHDLNREVMIPPGHFLMVLAEAPFRAMIIDKPNGEGQVWSFDESLPASDGTWFVLFRPQETPFSACHRYLELTVYAADGYRHIQAPLLFLPDPDTACLKTCYSRHDVKTLTPLLLGTNRRGGMLRAHALWGQLDSKYDALLAANLNPDFPEDRWIMFTRCRGWTVYQGYSQEICFDCLDTFQVEGDHGVWRFRIPTGQGERIDVTVDVRMDPEDNAVCLRFTREKMNGTPGGLDDHIGIQLILRPDIEDRNFHYITKAYTGPEYSWPNAVRPEANGFVFAPDVSRQLRFSASSGRFIREPEWQYMVQHPMDAERGMDGHSDLFSPGYFSILLQGGDTVELAAVVNGPSGGSPRKKTPPHARTDRSGDGNPQTPLSLLSANLNHYVVNRGELKSIIAGYPWFLDWGRDSLIAVRGLIAAGMTTDARAVIRQFGRFESDGTLPNMILGNDAHNRDTSDAPLWFFTACADMVRAESSTAFLDESCGDRTIRDILRSIAEGYLRGTYNKIHVDKETGLVFSPKHFTWMDTNFPACTPRQGYCIEIQALWHAALTLLSDIDNTGKERWRAMAGQVRQSIMDLFVLENGYLSDCLHADPGQSARQARADDALRPNQLLALTLGAVTDEPLARKILEACRTLLVPGAIRSLADLPVAYPIRIEHQGRVLNDPIHPYQGKYRGDEDTSRKPAYHNGTAWTWMYPLFCEAWSILYGPGGNGTARALLAASLELAVCGCAGHLPEIVDGDYPHTPRGCDAQAWGLSELVRVWELLKA
- a CDS encoding aminotransferase class III-fold pyridoxal phosphate-dependent enzyme, with product MPSPDSRSLEALKQQAIVDFSRHVSSAKACFWQQLEMDVVMGRREGPFFWDLDGKKRYWNLHCNGGVYNLGHRHPQIIRELELALRDLDMGNGHLISKARADLGRRLAELMPGDLDYVVFGVSGGEAVDLSIKVARAFTGRAGIISALGGYHGHTGLALAAGDRKYREPFGPSCPGFRQVPFNDINAMEAAVDVETAAVILETVPATLGIPVPSTDYFSAVGRICHERGALLIMDEVQTGFGRTGKLWGFEHFDVLPDMVVLAKGMSGGIYPITATVLRKPLESVFHADPHIHVSTGGGSELGCRVALKVLELSSAPDFLDHVNRLSEYFRTGIEKLAGRYEVLRGLRQLGLFMGLEMADEFCGQLMCKAAFDNGLFMVYANNRKSVVQFLPPLIITVDQADEIMEGLDRALKLTGELRDFFGPAGGSHEA